From the genome of Candidatus Gastranaerophilales bacterium, one region includes:
- a CDS encoding TolC family protein, whose product MIKNNRILDTVIIALCFIFISTAVKAIDGEIITYSIDDCIEIAIKNDPNLKITTNKHQAAKSQVGQAKSDYFPALTGTSGYTFENSANSANNNNFSNLSSNGNSYYTVNLGVNQLVWNFGKTIAKINMKKYNYEATGYDVDYALLTTIYKVKIAYYKVLAAKANYDVFYRSVNINRLQYERASTLFEEGLKSKIDVVNSEVYLTDAEIKLISAENTYKTALIELNNAMYYTNAPTYGIKNTESFNFHKAQPVTNEINIAFKDKKDDIAQAAVLTSHIEKNNILQNFEFSPFEISMDDAIKKAEENRPDLHSLLLVEKAQEEALKALKLAYMPDIKLSAGYNFRHLNSANNNAFNAALGLNFPTVNIMDIKCKIEEGESYLDMAVNNIDLAKKNIYFEVQNNYVNMVQTQKRIPLLAQKVAQTLENFELADGRYTVGLGNFIELQDAQTNYNNAQLAYVQAVFDYNVSKVQLEKSMGVKWIKN is encoded by the coding sequence ATGATAAAAAATAATAGAATACTCGATACAGTAATAATTGCGCTCTGCTTTATATTTATATCAACTGCCGTTAAGGCTATTGATGGTGAAATTATCACTTATTCAATTGACGATTGTATAGAAATAGCAATTAAAAATGACCCTAACCTAAAGATTACAACAAACAAACATCAGGCAGCTAAAAGTCAGGTAGGTCAGGCAAAGTCTGATTATTTTCCTGCGCTTACGGGTACAAGCGGTTACACTTTTGAAAATTCCGCAAATTCAGCCAACAATAATAATTTTTCAAATTTGTCATCAAACGGGAATTCCTACTATACGGTTAATTTAGGGGTAAATCAGCTGGTTTGGAACTTCGGAAAAACAATTGCAAAAATCAACATGAAAAAATATAACTATGAAGCTACCGGGTATGATGTTGATTATGCGCTTTTAACCACTATTTATAAAGTTAAAATAGCCTACTATAAGGTTTTGGCGGCAAAAGCAAATTATGATGTCTTTTATCGTTCGGTAAATATTAACAGACTGCAGTACGAGCGGGCGAGTACGCTATTTGAAGAGGGGTTAAAATCAAAAATAGACGTCGTTAATTCGGAAGTTTACCTGACGGATGCCGAAATAAAACTCATAAGTGCCGAAAATACTTATAAAACAGCTTTAATTGAGCTGAACAATGCAATGTACTACACAAATGCTCCTACTTACGGGATTAAAAATACAGAGAGCTTTAATTTTCATAAAGCTCAGCCTGTTACTAACGAAATAAATATCGCTTTTAAAGACAAAAAAGACGACATTGCCCAAGCTGCCGTTCTGACTTCCCATATAGAAAAGAATAATATTCTGCAAAATTTTGAATTCAGCCCTTTTGAAATTTCTATGGACGATGCGATTAAGAAGGCGGAAGAAAACAGGCCTGATTTGCATTCTCTCCTTCTTGTTGAAAAAGCGCAGGAAGAGGCTTTGAAAGCTTTAAAACTTGCCTATATGCCTGATATTAAGCTTAGTGCGGGCTATAATTTCAGGCATTTAAACAGCGCAAATAATAATGCTTTCAATGCAGCATTGGGGTTAAACTTCCCTACCGTTAATATTATGGATATAAAGTGCAAAATCGAAGAAGGCGAATCATACCTTGATATGGCGGTTAATAACATCGATTTGGCTAAGAAAAATATATATTTTGAGGTTCAAAATAACTATGTAAATATGGTTCAAACCCAAAAGAGAATACCGCTTCTTGCTCAAAAAGTCGCTCAAACCCTTGAGAATTTTGAGCTTGCAGACGGCAGATACACAGTGGGCTTGGGGAATTTTATAGAGCTTCAGGACGCGCAAACAAACTACAACAACGCACAGCTTGCTTATGTACAGGCTGTTTTTGACTATAATGTATCAAAAGTTCAGCTTGAAAAATCAATGGGGGTCAAATGGATAAAAAATTAA
- a CDS encoding efflux RND transporter periplasmic adaptor subunit has product MDKKLKIIIILIAVILTAAGLFFALKAKNTVIYETEPIKRCTITETVEASGTINPVNTVDIGAGTSGLITDIYVDYNSKVKKNQVLAQIDPSIPQAQVDKAQNDLNSARANYQKTKSLLNFEKKNYDRYKKLYAKNYVSKSDLDLAEANYFAKLAELNSMQAIIQQNAASLQTGLTNLRYTKIISPVDGTVVSRSVDVGQMVVSSFQTPTLFLVAQDLTEMQIEVNVSEADIGKVHVGQEVEYTLDGYPDLILKGEVSQVRISPTTVSNVVTYNVIVLVDNESQQIKPGMSANVSIITAKSENVLCAPLAALRFSPTEITGGQKFEQQGLWLLKDKKPERVGIKTGAKNSSETEIISKDIKENDEVITSRKGDKGKNSMPKPPMRMF; this is encoded by the coding sequence ATGGATAAAAAATTAAAAATAATCATCATACTTATTGCTGTTATTTTAACAGCCGCAGGCTTGTTTTTTGCACTAAAGGCTAAAAACACCGTAATTTATGAAACAGAGCCGATAAAAAGATGTACAATAACTGAAACTGTAGAAGCATCCGGCACAATTAATCCCGTTAATACCGTTGATATAGGCGCGGGGACCTCGGGGCTTATTACCGATATTTATGTTGATTATAATTCCAAAGTTAAAAAAAACCAGGTGCTTGCACAAATTGACCCCTCTATTCCCCAAGCCCAGGTAGACAAAGCCCAAAATGACCTTAATTCGGCAAGGGCAAATTACCAAAAAACAAAAAGTCTGCTGAATTTTGAAAAGAAGAATTATGACCGTTATAAAAAGCTTTATGCCAAAAATTACGTTTCAAAAAGCGACCTTGACTTAGCGGAAGCCAACTATTTTGCCAAACTGGCAGAGTTAAATTCAATGCAGGCAATAATTCAACAGAATGCGGCTTCTTTGCAGACAGGGCTTACCAATTTGAGGTACACGAAAATAATTTCGCCTGTAGACGGTACAGTAGTATCAAGAAGCGTAGATGTAGGACAAATGGTTGTATCCAGCTTTCAAACGCCTACCTTGTTTCTGGTAGCACAGGATTTGACGGAAATGCAAATAGAAGTTAATGTTTCAGAAGCTGATATAGGCAAGGTTCATGTCGGTCAAGAGGTTGAATATACTCTTGACGGTTATCCCGACTTGATTTTAAAAGGTGAAGTTTCACAGGTCAGAATTTCGCCTACAACGGTTTCTAATGTTGTAACCTACAACGTTATTGTGCTGGTAGACAACGAATCCCAGCAGATAAAACCCGGCATGAGCGCTAATGTTTCCATCATAACGGCAAAAAGCGAGAATGTTCTTTGCGCTCCTCTTGCAGCGCTGCGGTTTTCTCCCACTGAAATTACAGGCGGTCAAAAATTTGAACAGCAGGGATTATGGCTGCTAAAGGATAAAAAACCCGAGCGTGTGGGTATTAAAACAGGCGCTAAAAACAGCAGTGAAACCGAAATTATTTCTAAAGATATTAAAGAAAACGATGAAGTTATAACGAGCAGGAAGGGTGATAAAGGGAAAAATTCAATGCCCAAACCACCTATGAGGATGTTCTAA
- a CDS encoding ABC transporter ATP-binding protein, giving the protein MNLITIKNLVKTYFSGDTSFNALDDVTLSIDNGEFVAIMGPSGSGKSTFMNMLGCLDKPTSGTYLLDGIDVKTLNSDELSEIRNLKLGFVFQGFNLISRTTALENVEMPMIYKGVAHLERLKRAKEALKTVGLENRANHMPNQMSGGQQQRVAIARAIVNDAPVILADEPTGNLDTKTSEEVMEFFVKLNEEAGRTIILVTHENDIAQYAKRIVRFKDGKIVADEVKARC; this is encoded by the coding sequence GTGAATTTAATAACCATAAAAAACCTTGTAAAGACTTATTTTTCCGGTGATACTTCGTTTAATGCTTTGGATGATGTGACTTTGTCCATTGATAACGGTGAATTTGTAGCTATTATGGGTCCGTCGGGTTCAGGCAAATCAACTTTTATGAATATGCTTGGCTGCCTTGATAAACCAACCTCCGGGACTTATCTGCTGGACGGTATTGATGTCAAAACCCTAAACAGCGATGAACTTTCCGAGATTAGAAATTTAAAGCTCGGGTTTGTTTTCCAGGGGTTTAACCTTATATCAAGGACAACTGCACTCGAAAATGTGGAAATGCCAATGATTTACAAAGGTGTAGCGCATTTAGAGCGGTTAAAAAGAGCAAAAGAAGCGCTCAAAACCGTAGGGCTTGAAAACAGGGCAAACCATATGCCTAACCAAATGTCCGGCGGGCAGCAGCAAAGAGTCGCCATAGCGCGGGCGATTGTTAACGATGCGCCTGTGATTTTAGCGGATGAACCTACAGGAAATTTGGATACAAAAACAAGCGAAGAGGTTATGGAGTTTTTTGTTAAATTAAACGAAGAAGCAGGCAGAACAATTATTCTTGTTACCCATGAAAATGATATTGCACAATATGCCAAAAGGATAGTAAGGTTCAAAGACGGTAAAATTGTAGCAGATGAGGTGAAAGCAAGATGCTAG
- a CDS encoding ABC transporter permease, whose protein sequence is MLDFTSTFKISLRSLKVNKMRSILTSLGIIIGVSAVIIMLSIGEGAKQRIAKQIESTGSNLLMIAPGSTTSSGVRMGSGSQSTLTDKDAEAILKNCPSVAHVAPIVNEVKQLVYGSQNWSTAVYGITPSYMTVRLWHIEQGKGISEEDVKNSSKVVVLGSSVALNLFGDLNPINKTIRIAGMPFKVTGILETKGQSGMGHDQDDLVMIPLTTAQKKLFGVSFPGMVKFINIQAVDADSLNPAEEEIKILLRERHNLGKNKEDDFSIRNFTQMMEMAKAASNTMALLLGAIASVSLLVGGIGIMNIMLVSVTERTREIGIRMAIGAKALDIRFQFLFEALMLSLSGGFLGVLLGVGIAYLIGSFSEMSVIISAFSIVISFGFSGIIGVLFGFYPAYKASLLNPIDALRYE, encoded by the coding sequence ATGCTAGACTTTACTTCAACATTTAAAATCTCGCTCCGTTCGCTAAAAGTTAACAAAATGCGCTCGATTTTGACAAGTTTAGGTATAATCATCGGTGTAAGCGCCGTTATTATAATGCTTTCCATCGGAGAAGGAGCAAAACAGCGGATTGCTAAACAGATAGAATCAACAGGCTCTAACCTTCTTATGATAGCCCCGGGTTCGACCACTTCAAGCGGGGTTAGAATGGGAAGCGGCTCGCAATCAACTTTGACGGATAAAGACGCGGAAGCAATTTTAAAAAACTGTCCGTCGGTTGCCCACGTTGCGCCTATTGTAAATGAAGTCAAGCAGCTTGTTTACGGCAGCCAAAACTGGTCCACTGCCGTTTACGGGATTACACCTTCATATATGACGGTAAGACTTTGGCATATAGAGCAGGGGAAGGGTATTTCAGAAGAAGATGTTAAAAATTCTTCTAAAGTTGTTGTCTTAGGCTCAAGTGTTGCGCTGAACCTGTTTGGGGATTTAAACCCTATAAATAAAACAATCCGTATAGCCGGTATGCCCTTTAAAGTTACAGGCATTTTGGAAACAAAAGGTCAGTCAGGTATGGGGCATGATCAAGATGATTTGGTGATGATTCCTCTCACTACCGCGCAGAAAAAGCTCTTTGGCGTGAGCTTCCCGGGGATGGTAAAATTTATTAATATTCAGGCTGTGGATGCTGATTCTTTAAACCCGGCTGAAGAAGAAATAAAAATATTACTCAGAGAACGGCATAATTTAGGAAAGAACAAAGAAGACGACTTTAGCATTCGTAATTTTACCCAAATGATGGAAATGGCAAAAGCGGCGTCTAATACAATGGCATTACTTTTAGGCGCTATAGCTTCGGTTTCGCTTTTAGTCGGAGGTATCGGCATTATGAACATAATGCTTGTATCTGTTACAGAGCGGACAAGAGAAATCGGAATAAGAATGGCAATAGGTGCCAAGGCGCTTGATATAAGATTTCAATTTTTGTTTGAAGCTCTTATGTTATCTCTTTCGGGCGGATTTTTGGGCGTGCTGCTCGGTGTAGGTATTGCTTATTTGATAGGTTCTTTTAGCGAAATGAGCGTCATAATATCAGCATTTTCTATCGTCATTTCTTTTGGTTTTTCCGGGATTATAGGTGTTTTATTCGGATTTTATCCCGCCTATAAGGCTTCTTTGCTAAACCCTATAGACGCACTTCGTTATGAATAA
- a CDS encoding helix-turn-helix transcriptional regulator: MTNNTIFTIQQNIKKYRLQKGLTQDRLSEMAGISSDYLSEIERGKCIPSLKRLILIAKTLDIEPYKLLLD, encoded by the coding sequence ATGACAAATAACACGATTTTTACGATACAACAAAATATAAAGAAATACCGTTTACAAAAGGGATTAACGCAGGATAGGTTAAGTGAAATGGCTGGAATTTCAAGTGATTATCTTTCTGAAATTGAGAGGGGTAAATGTATTCCAAGTTTAAAAAGATTGATTTTGATTGCAAAGACTTTAGATATAGAACCATACAAACTTTTATTAGATTGA
- a CDS encoding 8-amino-7-oxononanoate synthase, with the protein MDYFEEKLYKIKENDCFRSIKNITAKDEKFVFLNGKKLLNLSSNNYLGVADNQKNLKEFLKSQDELYSLGSASARLLSANLPVYDELERTVAGLYNKQKALLFNTGYQANLGLISALSNSDTMFLADKLVHASMLDGLKLNKANFARYNHLDYEQLEELLKKYSPKYKNIYIVSESVFSMDGDIADLKKLCELKEKYSAKIILDEAHAFGVFGPNALGIAEQDGLIDKIDIIIATFGKAIGSMGAFIVSDTAIIDYLINTARSFIFSTALPPMNIAFSLWVIKNILPNTLEQRTAMLQNADRLRDNLINNGFNTLGSSQIVPVILGKSSLALETAEYLQTKGFFVLPVRPPSVKENSSRLRISLTTQVNENDIVELSEILIYS; encoded by the coding sequence ATGGATTATTTTGAAGAAAAGCTTTATAAAATTAAAGAAAATGATTGCTTTCGCAGTATAAAAAACATCACTGCAAAAGATGAGAAGTTTGTCTTTTTAAACGGTAAAAAACTCTTAAACCTCTCTTCCAACAACTATCTTGGGGTGGCAGATAATCAAAAAAATTTAAAAGAATTTTTAAAATCACAGGATGAACTTTATTCACTTGGCAGCGCTTCGGCAAGACTGTTGAGCGCTAATCTGCCCGTTTATGATGAGCTGGAACGCACAGTGGCAGGGCTTTATAACAAGCAAAAAGCTCTCTTGTTTAACACGGGGTATCAAGCTAATTTAGGGCTGATAAGCGCTTTAAGCAACTCTGATACAATGTTTTTGGCAGACAAACTTGTTCATGCCAGTATGCTTGACGGCTTAAAGCTCAATAAGGCAAATTTTGCAAGGTATAACCATTTGGATTATGAGCAGCTTGAAGAGCTTTTAAAAAAATATTCTCCCAAATACAAAAACATCTATATAGTATCAGAGTCCGTCTTTAGTATGGATGGTGATATAGCGGATTTAAAAAAATTGTGCGAATTAAAGGAAAAATACAGCGCCAAAATTATACTAGATGAAGCCCACGCATTCGGAGTTTTCGGTCCAAACGCACTTGGAATAGCGGAGCAGGACGGCTTAATTGATAAAATCGATATTATAATAGCAACTTTTGGCAAGGCAATAGGTTCAATGGGTGCGTTTATCGTGTCAGATACCGCAATCATTGATTATTTGATAAATACTGCACGTTCTTTTATATTTTCTACCGCTCTGCCGCCTATGAACATAGCTTTTAGCCTTTGGGTAATAAAGAATATTCTGCCAAATACGCTGGAGCAAAGGACTGCTATGCTGCAAAATGCCGATAGGTTAAGAGATAATTTAATAAACAACGGTTTTAATACATTAGGTTCATCTCAAATTGTACCTGTGATTTTGGGCAAAAGCTCGTTAGCATTGGAAACCGCGGAATATTTGCAGACAAAAGGATTTTTTGTATTGCCTGTAAGACCGCCCAGTGTTAAAGAAAATTCTTCAAGATTGAGGATTTCTTTAACAACGCAAGTCAATGAAAACGATATAGTAGAACTTTCCGAAATACTTATTTATAGCTAA
- a CDS encoding PAS domain-containing sensor histidine kinase, producing MDFKCLFVKQDENVYNSFPDAVIVLDFLKNITIVNKRAELLLGYSANELKNKNIKMIFGDELDKFLKIIGLSHGTILRATTSAGEVIFVDVTAYDAHNSAKIIISLRAVADKYLALESLLDDYKQTKELLNNRDSFLSEMKLDFMTPLNAITGFSQSLLERVCGEINEKQEKYISIINANSKKLAYLMEKTFDIISLDANKRELNFKNFDIINVLNFVQENYSKAAQAKSLEYSFHYGEIDKRNVFSDEYAFIQILSILVENAVKFTNSGKIKVEAAFPQPEFLEKNGIKVPPGYNERSYIFIKVSDTGVGIEEELLNSVFDEYSYKNLARARKNEGSALGLSIARKLTDKLGGMIWCEKGNEGFATAFNLILPIERMSFEQ from the coding sequence ATGGATTTTAAATGTCTTTTTGTCAAACAAGATGAAAATGTTTACAACAGCTTTCCCGATGCGGTAATTGTTTTAGACTTTTTAAAAAATATTACCATTGTAAATAAAAGAGCTGAATTGCTTTTAGGTTACAGTGCAAACGAATTAAAAAACAAGAATATCAAAATGATATTCGGAGATGAGCTTGATAAATTTTTAAAAATTATAGGACTGAGCCACGGTACTATTTTAAGAGCAACAACATCCGCAGGCGAAGTTATTTTTGTAGATGTAACGGCTTATGACGCCCATAATTCCGCTAAAATAATAATCTCGTTAAGAGCGGTAGCTGATAAATATCTGGCGCTTGAGAGCCTGCTTGACGATTACAAACAAACAAAAGAGTTGTTAAATAACAGGGACAGCTTCTTAAGTGAAATGAAGCTTGATTTTATGACACCGTTAAATGCTATAACAGGCTTTTCGCAAAGTCTGCTTGAAAGAGTTTGCGGAGAAATCAATGAAAAGCAGGAAAAATATATTTCCATAATAAACGCTAACAGCAAAAAACTAGCTTACCTGATGGAAAAAACGTTTGATATTATTTCACTTGATGCAAATAAAAGAGAGCTTAATTTCAAGAATTTTGATATCATAAATGTTTTAAATTTTGTGCAGGAAAACTACAGCAAAGCCGCTCAGGCTAAAAGTCTGGAATATAGCTTTCATTACGGCGAGATTGATAAAAGAAATGTTTTCAGTGATGAATACGCTTTTATTCAGATACTGTCTATACTTGTTGAAAACGCCGTAAAATTCACAAATTCCGGAAAAATAAAAGTTGAAGCAGCATTTCCCCAGCCTGAATTTCTTGAAAAAAACGGAATTAAAGTTCCTCCGGGGTACAATGAACGTTCATATATTTTCATCAAAGTTTCTGACACAGGTGTCGGAATAGAAGAAGAACTTTTAAATTCTGTGTTTGATGAATACTCATACAAAAATCTCGCACGTGCCCGCAAAAACGAGGGCAGTGCATTGGGCCTCTCTATAGCACGCAAATTAACCGATAAATTAGGCGGCATGATTTGGTGTGAAAAAGGAAATGAGGGTTTTGCCACGGCATTTAACCTTATTTTGCCTATTGAAAGAATGAGTTTTGAACAGTAA